In the Acetobacterium sp. KB-1 genome, AGTTACTTTATGGCGGAAATCAAATCGCTGAAGCGGACCCTTGATCAGGTGAGCCATCATCCCTGCCTTTGTTTTATTGATGAAATACTAAAAGGCACGAATACCATTGAACGGATTGCAGCCTCATCAGCAATCCTTAATTATCTTGACCAGAAAAATTGTCTGTGTCTGATTGCTACCCATGACATCGAACTCACCAATATTCTATCGAAAACCTATAATAATTATCATTTTCAGGAGACCATCACCGATGAAACCATTCTTTTTGATTATCAACTACACGCTGGCCCGGCGCAAACAAAAAATGCCATTGCCTTGTTAAATTATCTGGAATTTGACCAGACGATCATTAAAAATGCGAATGTACTGGTGGATACCTTTGTGGAAACTGAAAAATGGCCAGACTGCTTAAAATGGTAATCCCCCCAAAATTAATAACAGATTATATTTCAAATAATTATGCCCACAGGTCAAAAAAATTGACTTGGGTATTGAGACTGAATGTCAAAGTCAGGAGAATTGGAAATGAATATCAAAACAAAGTATGTCTTATCAACAATACTAGCCACGGTGATTGCAGTCGTAACTTATATCACTTTGCATGAAGCAGGACATTGTCTGGTAGCATTGGCATGTGGAGCAAAAATCACAAAATTTAGCATTCTGAGTGCTAGTATGGCTTATGAAGGCGGTGTGTTTAACCGCTTTCAATTTGCCTTGTTTCATGCGGCAGGAGCATTATTCCCGATTATCGTTTGTTTTTTGCTGTTGTTTTTTTATCGACGAACCCAGAAGGGAATGCTCTATCATCAATTCTATTTCATGTTTTCGCTGATCAGTATTGCTTCTGTATTTGCTTGGATTCTGGTGCCCATTTGCAGTATATTTACAGAAGTACCACAAGGGGATGACGTTACCAAATTTATGGTAGAAACTGGTTTTTCCCCGCTGATTGTCGTCTTTGGAGCATTGATGATTATTCTGCCGATGATTTTTCTGGTGAGAAAAAAAGGAGTGCTGGGGGTGCTCATTGATATCGCTAAAAAAGTTGCGTGATATCGTGCAGCAGAGTAAATATGAGACTGGCATCGGCGGTATGGCGTTAATATCTTTAGACTACGTTTTTGCGTCTTTATAGGTATAAGCACATTCACGATTAAATTGCTTAAGCGTGTTCGATCTCCAAGCGACAGGCATTCATGTACTGGAGGATTTTTGCGACACCAAAGGTCAAAGCGGTGATGATCAGATAAATTCCAATTAAACCAGAACTCAATTTATCATAGAGCTGGCCAAAAATAATTTGTCCAATGGGCATAAAAGCCGTGGATAGAGCGGTGGTCAGGGCCATGGTTTTACCCATTAAATTTTGGGGGACCTGCAGCTGAATAAAGGTCAGCGCCTGGATGTTGACATTGGCAACAAAAAACATCAGTATAAATCCGAACAGGGTAAAGAGGATATAAGCGGTCAGATGCGGTGGAGTGCTACCAAGTAGCCAGGGGGTTAAACTCAAACCCATCCCCAGAATACCAATGCCCATAAGGATAAAGAGCCGATGCAGCTTTTCAAAAGGATTATATTTAGCAACAACTGTCGAAAAGATAGCTCCGATAATCATCCCCATTCCCAGTAGGCCTTCAGAGATGCCGTAGAGTTGATCGGATACCCCCAGAATAATCTTTTCGACATAGGGCACACCCACCGTATAAAGTGGGGTCATAAAAAGATTGATTCCGGCTGCCATAAACAAGATGTATAAAACAAAGGGTTTATCCTGAGATAAGAATTTAAGCGTTGCTTTAATATCTTTGGCATAAGTCACAAGTGGCGAGGCGTTCATTTTGCTTTTTTTAAAAGGGATGGTTAAGAACAATTCCATTACACCAGAAACAAAAAAACTGATCATATTAATTATCAGAATAACCTTAAGCCCCAAGATCCCATACAAGAATCCCGCTGAGATGGGACCGAGTAACATCGTTAGAGCACTGATCTGACTGATCATACTGTTTCCAGCATTATAATGTTCAGGGGCAATGACGCTGGGGATGCTGGCCCGGACAGTGGGCTCATAAACACTGTTAATAATCGACAAAACAAAGATGAGAATCCCGATCCAGAGGATTTGCTGGTCATTGCCATAAATGAAAGCAGCAAAAAAAGCAATGATAATGGTGCAACAAAAATCGAGGACGACCATCATCCGTTTTTTACTCATCCGGTCGGCAATCGCACCGCCAATCGGTGCCAGGAAAATGGCCGGTAAAATGGATAGCGAAATAATCAGGGAAAACACCGCGGCCGAGCCGGTAAGATCAAGAATGTAAAGTGAAAAGGCGAAGCGCTGCATGGCATTGCCAAACATGCTGATGAATTGTCCGATGCCAATAATAACGAAATTTTTATTGAATAATTTTTCTGCTTTCATATCAACCTCCTAAAAATGAAATATAGTTCACTTTTATAATCAGTATAGGTTATCATAAATCGATTGTCAATAAAAAAAATGAACGATAGTTCATTTTTAACAAGATCTTGCAAAATAATCACTTTCAGACTATCCTTAAGAAGAGTTAGAGGATGTTTATAGAGAAGGC is a window encoding:
- a CDS encoding MFS transporter, which translates into the protein MKAEKLFNKNFVIIGIGQFISMFGNAMQRFAFSLYILDLTGSAAVFSLIISLSILPAIFLAPIGGAIADRMSKKRMMVVLDFCCTIIIAFFAAFIYGNDQQILWIGILIFVLSIINSVYEPTVRASIPSVIAPEHYNAGNSMISQISALTMLLGPISAGFLYGILGLKVILIINMISFFVSGVMELFLTIPFKKSKMNASPLVTYAKDIKATLKFLSQDKPFVLYILFMAAGINLFMTPLYTVGVPYVEKIILGVSDQLYGISEGLLGMGMIIGAIFSTVVAKYNPFEKLHRLFILMGIGILGMGLSLTPWLLGSTPPHLTAYILFTLFGFILMFFVANVNIQALTFIQLQVPQNLMGKTMALTTALSTAFMPIGQIIFGQLYDKLSSGLIGIYLIITALTFGVAKILQYMNACRLEIEHA